The window TCCTCAGCAACGAACTGCTCCCCGGCGGGGACGGGGAGGAGTCGGGCGACGGGACGGCCACCAGCGACGACTCACCGACTGCGACCGCGACGGCGACGCCGAGGGAGGGGGCCGTCGGCGTCGGCGACGAACTCCTCGCGGACACCCAAGCGGTGGAGACGGTCGAAGTCTCCGAAGTCAGGGGAGAGCCTGGGTCGCGAACGTACATCCTCCGGGTCACCGTGGAGAACACGACCGACGCCGCCGTCGAGCTCCGACTCACGGGCGTTACCCTTCACGATGGGACAGCGCTCGACAGTGTCTCCTCGACTGGTGCGATCCTAGCCGGCGAGCGTGGTGAGGTGACCGGCGCGTGGCAGTTGCCGATGGACTCGATGCCCGCGTCCGTCGACGCCGTCCTCGTCCGCGACGGCGAGGTACACACCGAGCGGTCGGTCCCGCTGAAACGACCGCCCATTCGCGGCTGAGATCGTCGACGGGGACGGACGCGTCAGGGATCGACGTCTAACGACCCCTCATCGGCGGTCGTGGCGTCGCGCCACCATACCAGTTCGAACTCGATGCTCTGTTTCGCCTCCGTGTCGCCCTCTGACCAATCTGACTCGCCCTCGAGTTTGAACGTCACTGGCTCGGTTGGGTTCAGTCGTACCCCGGTACCGCCGAGATCGAGTGTCACGGCTCCGTCGCCGTCGAGTTGGTCGGCCAGGTCTCGAAGGAACGTCGCGACCTCCGCTCGCGACCGCTGCTCCTCGGTTTCGAGTTCTCCCATAGTGTCCGATACGACAGAATCCCAGATAATCGCGCGGGAGGTTCCAACGGCCTTAGAGCGTGTCCGACGGTCGCGGTCGAACGGTCGTCGGCGTCTCCCGCACATCGGCGTTGGAGGGACCGATGTCACCATCTCTCTGCCCGGTCTGAGACAGTTCCCTCGGACCGATTTCCGTACCGCTGGACGGTGAGGGAGACCTATGGGCGCACGCAGACAACGTACGGCGTCGACCGGCGGCCGAATCACACCCAGGGTACCTGCGACAGACATGAATACTGACACGCACACAACTCGGCCAACACCTCGCCGAGCAGCCGCGACCCGCAGTGTGTCATCTGCGAACGGGATTGACGGATTCGACGAGGCGTTCCCCCACGACTCGATGGTGAATCCGATAGCCACTGTCGACGGGGGACGGGAGGACAGATGATCGCAGTCGAGGTGTCGACGAACCCGACGCGGGCCCTCACCATCGCGTCTATCCTGCTCACCGTCGCACTCGCGCTGGTTCACCTGTCCACGAGTCGGTGGGATGCTGCCAGGTTCGAACGGAAGCGGGACCTCCTCTCGGCCGCGGGCGGCGCGACCGTCGCGTACGTGTTCGTCCTCCTGCTCCCCGAGGTGAGTGAGGCGGCGCTGGTCGTGGGCACACTCCGTGGCGACGCGCTGATCGCCGAACAGTACGTCTACCTGATGGCGCTACTCGGGTTCGTGCTCTTCTACGGAGTCGAAGTCGCCGTCGTGCACCGCACCGGCGACGATCTGACTGAATCACCGACCGCTTTCTGGGCGCACGTCGCCATCTTCGCTCTCTACAGCGGACTCATCGGCTACCTCCTCTTCCACCAGGAAGCGCCGGGCGTGGTGAACCTGTTCTTTTACGCGTTGGCGATGGGACTTCACTTCCGGATTACGGACTACGGACTCCGCCGCCACCACGGCGACGCGTTCGACCAGAAGGCTCGCTGGATACTCGCCGGCGCGACGCTGCTTGGCGGCGGAATCGGGATCGTACTCGAACTTGGAGCCCTCCTGCTGTCCACGCTGTTCGGGTTCGTCGCGGGGGCGGTCGTGTTCAACGTGATCAAAGAGGAGCTCCCAGAGTTGCACGAGAGCCGGTTCATCGCGTTCGCTTGCGGTGCACTCGTGTACACGATCGTCATCCTATTCGCGTGATCAGCGAGGGCTTGTCCACGAGTCGCCGATTTCGGAATTGCCCGCAGTGCGTTCACGACGGCAGGCGGGCCCGGGCCGTCTTCCTGCAAGGAGGGAATCACGGCCTTCAGGCCGGGAGGGAATCCGACAACTGCTGAACTAACCACGTTTTGACAGCCAGCCCGTATGCCGACCACCATCTTTAACTTACGCTACTTCTTACGTTTTCGTGGATGAGAGCCGACTTCAATATGGAGCGAGGCGGGCCACTTCACGAAGCCGTGAAGGAATACGCCCGCGACCACGGGATACGCCACTCACGAGCATACCCCGAACTCCTCCGCAAAGCACTCGAATCCGAAGGCTACGATGTCAACGACCCAGACGGCGAATAAGACGCTGGAAGCCACGCTCGCACCCCCAACACGGTGCAAAGAGCAACGCCTCCAGCAAACGCTGTCTGAGTACCGAGAGGCACTCCACGAGGCGTTCGAGCAAGACTGTACGACGATGAGTGCCACGAACGACGTGGTGACGCCGTACAACCTGCCGTACCAAGCGAAAGACGCCCTCAAATCCTACGTCCCCAAACTCCACAAGACGTACAACGCCAACGAGTTGGACGACGAACACCCGCTCCGATTCGTGAACCGGGCTGGGAAGTTCGACCGCGACTCTTCGCGTGAGTACGAAATCTGTTGGAACGTTCCGCAACCCGGTCGCGGAACCAACTTCTGGATACCACTCCGACTGAATCCCGAACAAGAGAGACTGTGGGACGACCTGTTCGATGACGAGTCGAGTACGAAAGTGGGCGAACTCCGCTTGCAGAAACACCGAAAAACGTGGACGCTCCACGCCACCGTTGAATACGAAATCGAGGACACCTCTGAACTCCCCGAGAACCCGACTCGGGTTGGCTTCGATATTGGTGAGTCGATGTTGGTTACGGGCTGTGCCCTCCAACACGACACGCCGACGAACCCGTTGCTCATCAACGGGAAAGAAGCCAAGCGACTCCGCAAGGAGATGTTCACGACCCTGAAACGCCTGCAGGAGCGAGACGCTTTTGAGTGGCGCGTCGAGGAACGCGTCTCGTACTACCAGAGCCGACTCACGGACATCATCGAGAAGGCATCTCGTGAGTCTGTGGAGTACGCCCGTCAGTTCGAGAAACCCGTCATCGTGATGGAAGACTTAGCGTACATCCGCGAGTCATTGGACTACGGGAAGTATATGAACCGACGCCTGCACTCGTGGGCATTCGCTCGATTGCAGGGGCGTATCGAAGACAAGGCGAAGGACGCAGGGATTCCAGTCCGGTACGTTCACCCTCAATACACGAGTCAGACGTGCCATTCGTGCAAGCATATCGGGTATCGACCTCGGCAAGCCGAGTTCAAGTGTAAGAACCCAGAGTGTCACGTATCGACGTTTCAAGCAGATATTAACGCGAGTGCGAACATCGCACGTCGCGTCAACCCGTGGGGAGAGAGCCTACCAGTGAAACAGGTAGGCGATGACTCGCCACAGGATGGGCGCGGTTGTGACACCGCCACGACTCAGTGTGAGCAGAGCGAGACACCCTCGCAGATGACACTCACATCGTTTCAAGAGTCGAAACCCACTGCCAGCGACGATTAACTGGCATTCCCACCGTGTGGGAAGCCCCGGCGTTCACGCCGGGGAGGATGTCACAGTTGACCGTGTTGCCAGCACGTACGAACCCCTGTACCAGTTCGACGAGAGCCGGGCCTCGAACTTCATCGGATCGCTCTCGTTGGTGTCGCACGGCGCCGCGACGTGGGCCGATGTATTATGCCGGTACGTTGTCGGTCGATTCGACCTCCTCGGAGAGTGGACGTCGACGCCAGTATCTGGCGACGAGCAGCGATACAATGAGCATCACGACGGCGAGTGTGGCGATGCTCTGGGCGACGCCAGACTCCGGGAACGCTCCCGTCGCGATGAACAACGCGACGTTGATGTTGCGGCCAGCCGTTCCGAGCGCGAGGATCCGCCGATCCCGCTGAGTCGGACCGCCCACCACCCAGCCGACGAGGACGGACGCGAGGACGAACACCGTCATCACTGCGAGCGCCCCGGTTCCGAGCATCGCGGTGAACGTACGAATCGTCGTTCTGAGGTTGAGGAGGATGACGAGCACGAGTGCGATACCGAGCGTCGCGTTCGCCACCAAGAGGAGCCCCCGCGCGAGGGGGACCGCGAGGTCCGGTCGATAATATCGGAGGGTGCTGCCGGCGAACATTGGGACTACGAGTAGGGCCACTAACGGCCAGAGGAATCACCACGGTGAGAACCGGATGTCCACGCCGAATAGAGTCAACAGCGTGGCGACGATCAGCGGCACAGTCACCGTCGCGACGAGCGTCAGTGCGACGGTCAAGTGAACGGCCTCTTTGGAGTCCTCGCCTGCCATCGCGACGAGTTGTGGGATGAAGGGTGCACCGGGTGCGATGGCGACGAGCAGTAGTCCGAGGACGAACGGATCGGCTAAGTCGAACACGACCCCAGAAGCAACGCGAAAAGCGGGACGGCGAGGAGGTTCGCGAGGGCCCACCGGGAGATGAGGTTGTACTGACGGATCGTGCCGACGACGTCCCCCTGTGTTAATCTGGTCCCCAGGGCGGCCATCAACGAGACGATCGAGACCGTCACGAACAGGCCTTGGAGTCTCGAGAGGACGAAGACGAGTGCGTCGACGAAGTCGATCACGTTCGGTTGCACGGTGGAGATTGCGTGTGACGGTCGCGGCGTCAGATCGAATCGATCGCCGCGACGACGGCGAGCACGAACGCGTGGTCCTCGCCCGGCATCACCTCAACCCCGTAGGTGTCACGCACACGGATCCACCGCTTGGAGACCGTCGCGACCGGAGCTCCGTTTCGGGTGATCCGATACTCGTGATCGAGGATGTTCCCCTGTACGTGGAGCGGGGGGCCGCCAACCACGTCCACATCGAAGCGATCTCTGAAGGGTGTCACGAGCGCCTTTTGTACGGTAGCGACGGTCTGGCCGTCCCGGTCGATGGCCATTGTCTGTTTCAGCCTGAGGACCCTCGCTTGCACGCGATAGAGGAGGCGGCCACGCTGGTCTAAGATCCGAATGGTGTTTCGCAGCCTGAGGGCCTTCCCGTCGACGCGATACGCTGGGACGCCCCCCGCCGTCTTGATCACGTAGTCGTTCCCGAAGGCGACGAGTCGCTCACGCATCTGGTAGCGCGTTGGCCCGGTAGGCGTCTCTATACCCTGACGGGCGTCTCGTCGCTTCTGACGCCGTTGTCTCCCGCGTCGGGCGTTCATTGTGACTCCTCCATTGCGGTCGGATTGGTCGTCGAGGCGGTCAGCCGGCGGTCAGTTGTCATTGCATCCTCTCCGTGTCGTTGTGGAATGTCAGTCATTATTGGTTACTCCCACGGCCTGAGCCGGTTGTGACCGCTCGGTTCGCTTGCCCAACTCGCCAGCGAGGACGATGAGCAATCCCATCAACGTCGCACCGACGACCAGCATCACGACGACGTCCGGGTCCTCGAAGTTCGCCGCACCGACGACAAGTGCGGCGGAGACGTTGCGCTGAGCCGTTCCGAGGCCGAGTACCGCTCTGGTGTCGGTGGTCGGTCCACCGACCAACCACCCGACACCCAGCGACCCGACGATGAGTACCGCGAATGCGATGATCACACCCGTCCCGATCACACTGATCAGCGTCTGGACGTTGAGGACGAGCATGAGCACCACGAGGAACACCAGCGCAGTCGAGGAGGTCTGATTCACGGTCGGCTGCAGGCGCGCGGCCGTGTCGGCGTAGCGGGCTCTCACGAACAGACCGAGTCCCAGCGGCACGAGCATCAACACGACCAGCGACTGCGCGATCTCGACCGGATCGACCTGCACGCCCGGCAGGAGGAACGGGAGTACGATCGGCACGTACGCGACCGTCACCACCATCAACAGCACCATCAGGCCGACACCGAAGGCGACGTCCGCCTTCGCCATCTCGACGAGTTTGGGCAGGAAGGGTGCGCCGGCAGCCGTCGCCAACAGAATCAGCCCGATGGACTGCGCCTCGGTCAGCGGGATCACGAGCAGGATCGCGTACGCGAGGAGGGGCACGAGGACGAAGTTCGCGACCAGCGCCTTCGCGACCAACGCGAGGTCCCGAAGGGGGTCGAGTATCTGTCCGACGGTGAGGTTGAGCCCCATCGCCAGCATACTGGTCACGACGAACACCAGCACAGACAGCGTAGCGAGCGATTCGAGGATGACGACCATCGTCGCTCACTCCACTCGGGAGTCGTCGAGAAGTGGTTCGGCAATCTGCTCGCCCATCTTCCCCATCCAGTGGAAGGTCCCGTGTCTGGCGAATCCGACGTCTTCGTACGCGCTACGGATGTGCTCGCGATCCTGCTCGTCTATCTCGACGAGGTGGACGAGCGGGTGGCCTGGAAGCACTCGGGGGTTCGCCAGAATCCCTGCGAGGAAGCCGTCGAACGGGGCGGTGACGACGTGTTCCTCCGTTCTGAAGTGATCCGAGATGACGCAGATGGTCTCGCCCTCGTCGACGACGGGTAACGGTCCCCACTTCATCTCGACAAGACCGCCGTGGTCGGCGCGGATCCACTTCTTCTGGTTCTCGCTCGTGAGGACCTTCTGGAAGTCAGATCGCCGCGGCGTCGCCTCAGGGTACATCTCGTAGGCTGCCAGGACGTTCTCGACCGTCTGGAGGCCTAGGTCGATGAGCATCGGTTGGAAGCGGTTCGCCTCCCCCATCTCCACGGTGACGATGGGCGTCCCTTGCTCAGTTGCCACCCGTCGGAGCATTCCTGAACTCCCCTCCCCCGACATCACGAGTGGAATCCCTGCAGCCTCGACGAGGCGCTGGATGCCCTCGTCTTCCATATCGGCGCGGCCGTGGAAGACGGTCATCCGGTTGCGCGTCGACGTGTGGAAGTCGAGTCCGATGTCGCACTTACTGACGAAGTGATCCCAGATGCTCCGGGCCATCCGCGAGGCCGTCGATCCCGCGCTGGTCCCCGGGAACGACCGGTTGAGGTCTTGATCGTAGATGGGGAGGTAGCGTTGCTGGGCGATGTAGCCGGGGACGTTGACGACGTGTAGGCAGACGATAGCTCCGTGGAGGTTCGCCGGATCGTAGCGGTCGGCGACCTCTTGGAGCACTTTGACGCCGTTGACCTCGTCGCCGTGGATGGCCGCGCTCAGACACAGTCGGGGGCCGGGGTGTTCGCCGTTGATGATCGTCACCGGCAGTTCGACGGGCCGCCCGAGGTACGTCTCGCCGACTTCGTACTGGATGTGTCTGATCTCGCCGGGGTCGACCTCGGCGTCGTAGCGGAACGGTCGTGGTGTGTCGTATTTGTGGTTCATAATCTTCGGCGAGTGTTGACCGACTCGTCACTGTTCTCAGGCACCGATGGCCGTCGAGCGGCTTTGTTATACCCGCTGAACTGAACGTTCGCTCTCCTTTCCACAGTGGACGGTCCGCTTACCGCACGACTGCTCTGGCCCGAGGTTGACGACGCGAAGCCTGCCCTACTGCGTCACTCATCGTCCGAATCGGTCACGACCGTTGGAGCCGGGACTCGTTCGATCCGCTCTGTGCGCCGATACGATCTGTACGCCAGACGGGTGACGCCGCCGAGACCGAGGAGGAGAACGATCGACTCGACTACCGGGCCCACCACTGGGAGCAACACCAGGAGGCCGACGACGGCCGTGCCAACGAGTAGCCCGGCCCATCGATTCTCGATTGGTCGGCTGTCTGCCCCGAGGGCGGCCAGTACCCGCGGGATGGCGCTGAGCACCCACATCCCGACGGTGAACCGACCGTAGACAGCGCCGACCCACGAAAGCACGAGGTAGACGGCGGCTCCAGCGAGCGCAAGCGGAATCCCGAACAAGCTCAACCCGAGCAGCAGTAGCACGATGGGGACGATTAGTACGACAGCAAGGCCAGTCCCAGCGGTGCGCAACGGGTCACCAGTCCCGAGGTCGGCTACCCGGCGAGAGAAGTTCGGGAGGAGGCCGATCAACACGAGACCGAGGACGAGCGTCGCGAGTTGCCAATATGCGTCGAACAGCGAGATGCCGAGTCGCCGGAACGGATTGAGTTGAACCGGCGCGACCGAGGGCGTGGCTACCGAGTGCTGTTGGGCCACTTGATCGTCCGCGCTACTGATGTCCAGCGACTCGAGTTGAGTAGATCCAAAGCGCGAGTCGCCTGGAACGCCTGTCAGGGCACTGTGCCAACTCGGTCCAGCAGCACCAGCGGTCGGTGACAACGTGGTTGGTGGGGCTAGTGCCGCTGCTCCACCAAAGTCGCTAGCATCCCCTTCGAACGTGAGGAGTACGCGGCTCGCGTTGACG of the Halobaculum limi genome contains:
- a CDS encoding LURP-one-related/scramblase family protein, with amino-acid sequence MNARRGRQRRQKRRDARQGIETPTGPTRYQMRERLVAFGNDYVIKTAGGVPAYRVDGKALRLRNTIRILDQRGRLLYRVQARVLRLKQTMAIDRDGQTVATVQKALVTPFRDRFDVDVVGGPPLHVQGNILDHEYRITRNGAPVATVSKRWIRVRDTYGVEVMPGEDHAFVLAVVAAIDSI
- a CDS encoding succinylglutamate desuccinylase/aspartoacylase family protein, encoding MNHKYDTPRPFRYDAEVDPGEIRHIQYEVGETYLGRPVELPVTIINGEHPGPRLCLSAAIHGDEVNGVKVLQEVADRYDPANLHGAIVCLHVVNVPGYIAQQRYLPIYDQDLNRSFPGTSAGSTASRMARSIWDHFVSKCDIGLDFHTSTRNRMTVFHGRADMEDEGIQRLVEAAGIPLVMSGEGSSGMLRRVATEQGTPIVTVEMGEANRFQPMLIDLGLQTVENVLAAYEMYPEATPRRSDFQKVLTSENQKKWIRADHGGLVEMKWGPLPVVDEGETICVISDHFRTEEHVVTAPFDGFLAGILANPRVLPGHPLVHLVEIDEQDREHIRSAYEDVGFARHGTFHWMGKMGEQIAEPLLDDSRVE
- a CDS encoding amphi-Trp domain-containing protein, producing MGELETEEQRSRAEVATFLRDLADQLDGDGAVTLDLGGTGVRLNPTEPVTFKLEGESDWSEGDTEAKQSIEFELVWWRDATTADEGSLDVDP
- a CDS encoding transposase; translated protein: MSTTQTANKTLEATLAPPTRCKEQRLQQTLSEYREALHEAFEQDCTTMSATNDVVTPYNLPYQAKDALKSYVPKLHKTYNANELDDEHPLRFVNRAGKFDRDSSREYEICWNVPQPGRGTNFWIPLRLNPEQERLWDDLFDDESSTKVGELRLQKHRKTWTLHATVEYEIEDTSELPENPTRVGFDIGESMLVTGCALQHDTPTNPLLINGKEAKRLRKEMFTTLKRLQERDAFEWRVEERVSYYQSRLTDIIEKASRESVEYARQFEKPVIVMEDLAYIRESLDYGKYMNRRLHSWAFARLQGRIEDKAKDAGIPVRYVHPQYTSQTCHSCKHIGYRPRQAEFKCKNPECHVSTFQADINASANIARRVNPWGESLPVKQVGDDSPQDGRGCDTATTQCEQSETPSQMTLTSFQESKPTASDD
- a CDS encoding bile acid:sodium symporter family protein; translated protein: MVVILESLATLSVLVFVVTSMLAMGLNLTVGQILDPLRDLALVAKALVANFVLVPLLAYAILLVIPLTEAQSIGLILLATAAGAPFLPKLVEMAKADVAFGVGLMVLLMVVTVAYVPIVLPFLLPGVQVDPVEIAQSLVVLMLVPLGLGLFVRARYADTAARLQPTVNQTSSTALVFLVVLMLVLNVQTLISVIGTGVIIAFAVLIVGSLGVGWLVGGPTTDTRAVLGLGTAQRNVSAALVVGAANFEDPDVVVMLVVGATLMGLLIVLAGELGKRTERSQPAQAVGVTNND